The Pseudomonadota bacterium genome segment TTTTTCTATGAGATAAGTTATATCAGAGGCAACGCACATGTTCACCACATCATCGCTGGCATTGCCGGTCATAATAATGGTGTCCTCGTAAGCCATGGGAAATTTGTCAATAATCTCATCCAGAAAACCGAATCCAGTCTCATGCCCCATAAAAACATCCAGGATAAAAATTGCGACTCCTGCCTTCATATTTCGACAATAAGAGATTGCTTCATCAGTATCTGTAAAAAAAATAACATCACCCCAGGTATAAAATCTCTCTATAATTTCCTTAATGACACTGCATATATCCGGATCATCATCCACAATAATTATATCCAGTTTGTCAGACATGGCCTCCCTACCTCTTTTAATCTTTTTTGAAACCAAATAACACTCCTTATAAAACAATATATAAATAGTATCTAATATAAACAGTATCTCAGAAATAAATTTATTTGTAAAGTGCTCGAAGCACTGAAACAGATTATAGTCTGTCAGTTGTTACGGATACTGAGGTATGCCTTTCAGGGCAGTGGTTTCTTCTATGCCAAGGACAATATTCATGTTTTGAACTGCCTGGCCTGATGCTCCTTTAATAAGGTTGTCTATTGTGGAAATAATAATGATTCTTCCGTCATCAAAGGCTTTGAGCCCTATATCGCAGTAATTTGAATATCTGGTATTCCGTGTATCAGGATATTGCCCTTCGTCCATAATGCGTACAAAAGGCTCTTCATTATATGTTTCCTGATAAAGGTCAAGAATGTCCTTTGTTGTCGCAGGTGTTTTAAGCCTGGTGTAAGTTGTTGAAAGAATACCCCTGTTCATCGGCAGGAGGTGGGGTGTGAACATGACCTTTAACGGCTGCAGCTTGCTTACTTCTTTCTGTATCTCCGGTTCATGGCGATGTGTTCCTATATTATAAGCCCTGAAGCCTTCCGACACCTCGCAGAAAAGACTTCCGGGTTTTGCATCCCTGCCGGCTCCGCTCACACCGGACTTTGAGTCAACAAAGATGTCGCCGGTTAAAAGACCTCTTTTTAAAAGAGGGTAAAGCGCCAGGATGGCAGAAGTCGGATAACAACCGGGATTGCCGACAACCTTGGCATTCCGTATCTTATCACGGTAAAGCTCCGGGAGACCGAATACGGCTTTTTCAATGAGATTTTGTGCGGTATGCTTTACATATACACTTTCATAAAGGCTG includes the following:
- a CDS encoding response regulator, with translation MSDKLDIIIVDDDPDICSVIKEIIERFYTWGDVIFFTDTDEAISYCRNMKAGVAIFILDVFMGHETGFGFLDEIIDKFPMAYEDTIIMTGNASDDVVNMCVASDITYLIEKPIKAYTLQLAIRAIIAKYLRFAKRLLQDPALAESIAGF
- the argC gene encoding N-acetyl-gamma-glutamyl-phosphate reductase — translated: MLKVGIIGATGYTGATLISLLLTHPEVKITLITSNTYKGEKISNVFPVFKGVFEEALVPTDEDHRGKCDVYFLGLPHGTSMETAAHLYDDKSIIIDLSADFRFENVSLYESVYVKHTAQNLIEKAVFGLPELYRDKIRNAKVVGNPGCYPTSAILALYPLLKRGLLTGDIFVDSKSGVSGAGRDAKPGSLFCEVSEGFRAYNIGTHRHEPEIQKEVSKLQPLKVMFTPHLLPMNRGILSTTYTRLKTPATTKDILDLYQETYNEEPFVRIMDEGQYPDTRNTRYSNYCDIGLKAFDDGRIIIISTIDNLIKGASGQAVQNMNIVLGIEETTALKGIPQYP